Proteins encoded within one genomic window of Ignavibacteria bacterium:
- a CDS encoding T9SS type A sorting domain-containing protein: MKKSTVLFFAILFQLIASDVFPQDSLYYVTSFHGSSFADALARTSGLGDINGDSLDDFIVTYRSHTELYYGSENLKELKPAHIFKCWSSMNVGDVNGDGYADLMTAEHDTADPNYPYTSDIFRIYFGGKDLDTVPKFFFKFPYYFNMLFTLGENIGDINGDGYGDFMIASPYNWNNGEGFIYAFSGGRTLSSTPILKFACPEDSLAPHSFGRQMTGIGDYNNDGFDDFLVSMPDNERERVYLYYGGNPLNDKPAQILTDPIYKTGSYFGMDIRNAGDLNKDGQNEFIIVGGPNVYIYLAKDSIVTIDGSNFHSLGLGTGGDINGDGYDDFLIGDANYLNNQEVMVGKIHGYFGSSTIDTTDDFGMIGNDKWFRYSEYSSIIGDINGDGYDEVFVHEPNWPDYNDRNSKGKATLYSYKKLTDAVEEKNVSPEDFNLLQNYPNPFNPSTAISYNMPYSGHVELKVYDMLGKEVMHVFSGEKPAGIHKTNINAASLPSGIYVCRIHVISENNSFEKSIKMTLLK, encoded by the coding sequence ATGAAAAAATCTACCGTTTTATTCTTCGCTATTCTTTTTCAGTTAATTGCTTCAGATGTCTTCCCTCAGGACAGTCTTTATTATGTCACATCATTCCACGGCTCTTCATTTGCAGATGCATTAGCCAGGACTTCAGGTCTTGGAGACATAAATGGAGATAGTCTGGATGATTTTATTGTTACTTACCGCAGTCATACTGAACTCTATTATGGATCTGAAAATCTGAAGGAATTAAAGCCTGCACATATTTTCAAATGCTGGAGCAGTATGAATGTTGGAGATGTAAATGGTGACGGATATGCTGACCTGATGACAGCTGAGCATGATACTGCAGATCCTAATTATCCATATACATCAGACATTTTTAGGATCTATTTCGGAGGTAAAGATCTTGATACAGTCCCAAAATTTTTCTTCAAGTTTCCTTATTACTTTAATATGCTCTTCACCTTGGGTGAGAACATAGGGGATATAAATGGCGACGGTTATGGAGACTTTATGATCGCATCCCCTTACAACTGGAATAATGGTGAAGGATTCATATATGCCTTTTCAGGAGGCAGAACCTTATCAAGTACTCCTATTCTTAAGTTTGCGTGCCCAGAGGATTCATTAGCCCCTCATTCATTTGGGAGACAGATGACCGGTATTGGGGATTATAATAATGATGGATTCGATGACTTTCTTGTAAGTATGCCGGATAACGAAAGAGAAAGAGTGTATCTTTATTATGGCGGAAATCCGTTAAATGATAAACCAGCCCAAATACTCACTGACCCTATTTATAAGACTGGTTCGTACTTCGGAATGGACATTAGAAATGCGGGTGATCTGAATAAAGACGGTCAGAATGAATTTATTATTGTTGGCGGTCCAAATGTATATATATATCTTGCGAAAGACAGCATTGTGACTATAGATGGTAGTAATTTCCACTCTTTAGGTTTGGGTACAGGAGGTGATATTAATGGTGATGGGTATGATGACTTCTTAATAGGAGACGCAAATTACCTAAATAACCAAGAAGTAATGGTCGGGAAGATTCATGGTTACTTTGGCAGCAGTACAATTGATACTACAGATGATTTCGGAATGATTGGAAACGATAAATGGTTCCGCTACTCTGAATACAGTTCAATTATTGGAGATATAAACGGAGACGGATATGACGAAGTATTTGTTCATGAGCCTAATTGGCCTGACTATAATGATCGTAATTCGAAGGGGAAAGCAACTTTGTATTCCTATAAGAAGCTCACAGACGCAGTAGAAGAAAAAAATGTAAGTCCTGAGGATTTCAACCTCCTTCAGAACTATCCCAATCCTTTCAACCCTTCTACTGCAATTAGCTATAATATGCCTTATTCCGGCCATGTGGAGCTTAAAGTCTACGATATGCTGGGAAAAGAGGTAATGCATGTTTTCAGCGGTGAAAAGCCTGCGGGAATTCATAAAACAAATATCAATGCCGCCAGTCTTCCAAGCGGAATATACGTCTGCAGAATTCACGTCATTTCAGAAAACAATTCCTTTGAGAAATCAATCAAAATGACCCTCCTTAAATGA
- a CDS encoding efflux RND transporter periplasmic adaptor subunit, with translation MKKMKVTLSLTAIVAVIIAILFMNKASRESQVEKSVTTDKITVSVEPAQEETVSDELSIIGTIQSNNDVMVVSETQGRTLKVFFKTDDYVREGTPLAQVDDELKKAAYTTAKVNFEKAKKDLQRMEALFKEKNISDSDLENARLAASAAEAQFIAAQRTLNDTKIKAPISGIIADKFINPGTMVGPGTPVANIIDISKLKVRVNVPERDVFRLKTGETAILTTDVYPGTELKGKIETISSKSDNAHTYPVEIVLPNNSRTPLKAGMFAQVRFTSITNRQSLTIQRGAIVTSIKNPKIFVVENGVARLRDIIAGKETNRRVEVLGGLRHGENVVVSGQNNLSDNARVTIN, from the coding sequence ATGAAAAAGATGAAAGTAACCTTAAGCCTGACAGCTATCGTTGCAGTTATTATCGCTATACTCTTCATGAATAAGGCTTCAAGAGAATCACAGGTGGAAAAATCTGTAACCACCGATAAAATTACCGTGTCCGTCGAACCCGCTCAGGAAGAAACTGTTTCCGACGAGCTCTCAATTATCGGCACCATTCAGTCAAATAACGACGTAATGGTCGTCTCCGAAACCCAGGGAAGAACATTAAAGGTCTTCTTTAAGACGGACGACTACGTGCGCGAAGGGACCCCCCTGGCTCAGGTCGATGATGAACTTAAAAAAGCCGCCTATACGACAGCTAAGGTCAACTTCGAAAAGGCTAAAAAGGACCTCCAGAGAATGGAAGCTCTCTTTAAGGAAAAAAACATATCGGATTCCGACCTTGAAAACGCCCGCCTCGCAGCCTCTGCCGCCGAGGCACAGTTTATTGCTGCCCAAAGGACGCTTAACGACACAAAAATCAAGGCTCCTATCTCCGGCATCATTGCAGATAAATTCATCAACCCCGGCACCATGGTCGGCCCCGGCACACCGGTTGCCAATATTATAGATATATCAAAACTCAAAGTCAGGGTTAACGTGCCTGAACGCGACGTCTTCAGGCTTAAGACCGGAGAGACAGCCATCCTTACTACCGACGTTTACCCGGGCACGGAATTAAAGGGGAAAATTGAAACTATCAGCTCCAAATCCGATAACGCGCATACCTATCCGGTTGAAATCGTTCTTCCTAATAACTCACGAACTCCCCTCAAGGCGGGTATGTTCGCGCAGGTCCGATTTACAAGCATTACAAACAGACAGTCTCTTACAATTCAAAGAGGCGCTATCGTAACCAGCATAAAGAATCCTAAAATTTTTGTCGTCGAAAACGGCGTGGCAAGACTGAGGGATATTATTGCAGGCAAAGAAACTAACAGAAGAGTCGAGGTCCTTGGCGGACTCAGGCATGGCGAAAATGTCGTCGTAAGCGGGCAGAATAACCTGAGCGATAACGCCCGGGTAACTATAAATTAA